The window TATAAATAACTGTGTTGTCCCTATGAAGTCTTACGGAGTTGGTCtccagagagggagggaaagggGACCAGTCCAAGTGCTAGAAAAAGAGTGGCTTGATTTTTACTAGCAGTTTTGGTAAACAGTACTAAACCCACGTCTCTTTATAAGACTACACTGGGGGTTACAGGGGGAGTCCTCTACCACATATACCACATATTGCacttgttttaaatgtgtaaaCATTAAAAGCTAACAGTAGCCTTTGCTGGGATGGTTAACCTTGCTTATCTTAAAGAGGGAAATAGTTACCCTAGCTCTTTCCAAATGTTAGCAATGTACCTCGGAGCAACTGTAATAGTAACTTgtttatatatactgtatatcttCATTTTGTTAGCTCAGTTTGCTAAATCCATTTGGTCAGGATGTTTCAGTTTCAGGCATGCAGGCACGCTATGTGCTGTTACGTTAGTGTTTTGTTTCATGTAGTAGTTAAAGCATAATCTCTTCTTAataataaagatattttaaatgtgcaTGCTTATTGTTCTTTGTGAAGAGCAAGAGAAGAAGCAAAGTACTTGAGTTTTGCAGCTTGACTTTTGCTTCCCTCCTTTCTCCAGCTCACTGACATTTTGTGGTGGGTACGGGAGGATTTGCATGTTCAGGAATGTGGCCTGTGGAGTGTACCTCACCTTTTGAACTTGTATTTCTGGGTAATGGGTttcacgctctctctctctctctctctctctctctctctctctctctctttaaattCTGTTAAAGTATGCTAGATTGTAATGGCTCGTTTTTATTAGTGaaatatttaacatatttaatcAATAGCTCACCTTAAAATCATATTGTTGCGTTTGTCTTTTGGCgaattgattttttaaaaatgtatttagtgtTGGACATAGAGATGTCTACAACAGAGTATTAGGGCAACATTAAGACAAAATATATTCttgatcattttgagaataaagacaaaaatctattttcagaaaaaaggcaaaatgtGGAGTTTACCATTGTTGTTTTAAGACAAACTGCCACATTTGCTATACCCTCTACAAAATGCCTTGGTTAGATGAGTTAGTAAAACAAATTGATCAGCTGTCTTGTGATGCAACATACATCCTTTTTATTATAAGAGGCTGTAACCATTGATAAACCATAACGATCATATGTATCTACATCTGTATGTATATTATCTTCTCCTTAACAGGTGGGCCAGTCTGAATGTGAAACTTAATGCAAACATTATCACACATACAGCAATtactaacaattacattttttttttaaatctataaaaaaaaatgccagttTGTATCCTTGACAGAATTTTGTTTGACTCATTGCTAAATATAGAATAAAGAATTTGAAAAAGCTCTGCAGGCCTGGATATTATGGAACTAAATGGCAAgcaccaaaaaacaaagaaaaaaatgtaaaatctctTTTAATCTCTTTAAAATCTACAGATCTTGTATCTATGTGTTTCATGCAGATAGTATTTCCTTTTTACTTTACTGAACCCATCAACCAAAAGAAGCAGTGCACAGCTCACTGATGGACACAACAGTAATATTTACATTGCCACACTACAAGTGGAAAATGAGACATTCATAACAGGTCAAAGGTGAAATGGCTGGTGAGTGCAGTTTGTTATATcaaggcaaaaataaataaacttttaattatatttatgtttttttattataatgttCTCTTTTCTGAGCTTTAATGTGTTTCCTTTGCTTTTGTGCACTTCTATTTTCtctcttaataataataataatacattttatttaagaaagggtctttcaaaacactcaaggaCAATGTACACaagcaataacaacaacaaacataacaatttacaaaataataagCGTTGagcaaatacataaaataaattaaagtagCAGGATGGAAAATTTATGTGGAATAGGCTAATGTGAATTGATCTATCCCTGACATTTGAACACACTTGCAATTCTTGTTACCAGtgtacacatataaacacacctTTTGTCGGTCTGTCTCTTGTGACCCTGCAGAGAGAACTCGTGCAAAGGGATGTAGGGCAGTATGTCCTAAAATATCTGACAGACTGTTTTAAATTGCCTATACACcactgaaaaaatgaaaactaaagtaAATAAGGTTAAGAGGTGCTACGCCACCAATGCTGTGAGGTTGTGCATAAGCAAATGAATTATCTGGCTTGATGCTAACACTAGCCTCCTAACAATAACATTGTACAAACTAGCTATTTGGCACATAAGACAACTGTCTGATGAGAACACCAGATCACTGAAGTGTAGTAGGTTAATTCACTAGGGAATGCAAATATCTGTACAAATTTTCACAACAATTAATGTGtagtttgtaattttttttctacaagAACCAAAGACAGTCCAAAATTTAATATCCTACCAGTAGCCTGGTTAATAACAATGTCGCCTCCAAAGTATAAGTTAGTGGCTTTTATTTGTCCGTGCAACTGCTTCTTGTCTGGGTTGgatcaaaaatgtaaacattgttCATGCCTGGGTGTTTCTGGCAAAAGTGCTTGGCAGCTGTTTGTGCTTAATAAcgcaaatatattttttgtttcgGGTTACGTCTGTAGTTGTATATCCGATAGTTATACATTCGATATATTAGATTGCCATAGTGTGCCATACACTTGTGTGTATAATAATCATACTATTAGTGACTTAATCCATGCCTTACGTTTAGCTTTGTAATTCTAACCAACACATATTCATAACACACATGTAGACTCACACATTCCCTTCACATTACTAATGTATCATGTGATGAACGTTAAACCATGTTTCCTAACAGGACTCTGAtatttatacacacattgcatCACAGATTTAATACTATTTAATAGTAACCAAATACCAGTTACTATAGAGGTTATAGAGGTTACTATTTGTTGCTAACAAGCACTTCAGAAAAGGCACTGCCGATCCTACAGattttcattaatatgcaaTCTATTACTTGTTAAGGTCTGTTTAGGTGTAATATGTGTCAACAAAAAACATTCTTTACTTCCTAGTTTACTGTGAGGCTGGAAAAAGGGCTAGAAAGCTACAGACTAGAAGAACTGAAAATAATTgcactgtaaaaacaaatagGTGAGTTAAATATAGCTTAAAATTATTGAATGGCTTCAATACTGAGCAATAATTCTTTCTATATAAATCATTGCAAAGTCATTTGACAGTGTTGTTGTTAAACCTTTTCTGTAGGTCCTCCCTTTTACggataaattattattattattatttttgtatagACCCCTAGCCCCCATTTTTTCATATTGCCTCATTAGCAAATACATCCAGAAATTCACAAGAAACAGACTTCCCATCTCATGTAAATGAAATGCACTGATGCATCGTGACTGAACGATAGTAATTCTGAAATGTTTCTACAAACACAAACTTATCCAAAAAGTctgaaataatattttaaagaagTGTTTCTAAATGCTTTCATTTTCAAGCTATACAAGGATAAATGGAGAAAATCAGATAAGATTCTAGCCAAAACATTGGCGTTACTCTTATCTCTCCTATTCAGTTTAAACTCTTTAATtaacagattaaaaaacaagTCCAGGAGAAAAAGGTTTTCATACCATTGTTTTTGCCAAACTCTGTCCTTGTGTACAGCACGTGCAGCACTGTCTGGGTCTTTTAGAAAAAACATAGAATCCCCAAGGACATACAAACCAGCTCTTGGCCTACTTGGTTCATGCTGAGTACACTTGTCATTCCCTGCAAGCGTGTCATAAAACACGTACGCTAAACCAAATGAAAAATCAATTGTGCAGCATATGTTTATGCATCAACTACCCCATATCACAAACATTTACGTCTTAACTGTCCTCTAATGTCATTTGACAAAAGTGGTTTGATACTGGTGTGCCTTAGATATACTCAAAATAGAGAAAACAGGTGTTTGCACATTCACATATGCATCTGACACACATATGCACTCTTCAAGATTATGACTCCAAAGTGTAAGCATGGGAAATAGGATGACCTCGTTGCCCACAAACTCCCCTGAAGTGTCATTGAAGGAATGCATGACGAAATGAGGGGGGCTGTTTTAAGCTGTACTGTCACTCCTGGAAACTCCACAAGGATGGCAAAGGAAAGCCCATGAGGTCAGCCCTTGAAATGCAAAGAACTTGTCACCTCAGGCTGATACTACGATGCATAATGTGCAATATGCTGTGAGTGATACTAAATACTACGTAATAATAAGTAAATGACATTTAGCTTTAACCATAAGTTTtatggtgtttttgtgttgctttgCCCACTGTAATGCATTTGAAAAACTAATTTGGGGTTTTATAAATAACCCTAATCACAATCCCAGATTCATTATGTTCAAGAGCCATACATTGAATATAGCGACTATTTACCAAATGCCAAAATATTTTTGGCATCCCTGAAGAGACAGCACAATAACTGAGCAGACACACCTCACAAATAATCACAGAAGTAGATAGAAAAAACAATATGTCAAATATATCTACACCCATATGATTATTGATATCTATTTTAAGTAATTTGTCTGTTCACTGAACAGAACCATCACTCTGTATCTGTCCTTGATTTTGCTCATGACATTACTGTATGCAATAGTAGTACTTGCAACCTGCATGAAGCATCTCAGCAGAGAGAGTTCAGAGTGACTTAGTATGAATTAAACATAACAGAAGTCAATACATCTGTTTTGTTGTGATATTTGCCATGTGAGCAGTAACGGtgtgttggatttttttctgaCTAAGTTGTTCTGACTAAGCTGAAGTgcactgtctttttttaatcctcTGTCTTCCACACGAGGTCATTGAACCATTCATTGGCTATAGGAACATGTATATGGATGATGATATGACAAATGCCTGCTGCtgccttttcctttctttttctgatgTGCGAAATTCTGTCAATGATGTATTCAGAATAGTCAGAAATAGAGTAGATGACTAAGTCtgtgattttcatttttcacaggaGAAATTGAGAACATGACTCTACATAGGTACACGTATTTCTGTCTGATCAGATGACATCTGACCTGTGTCACATGTGGAAGAAAAATATTTGTCAGCTACAGTGTGACCACGGGCAGTCTCCACCAGCCCTGGCCTGCCAGCGTCAGCGCTGACACTGATATATTTAGTCATTACAGTTACAGTCAAGATGACGTAATTGGGATGATGCTGAGGCTGCTGATCAGTCTGTgctgttttatgtttgtgtttgtttactaaTCGACAGTGACGTTTACTACATGTCATGCTGAGAAAACTGTATCCATTTTTCTGGATCCATAATTTATACTCCCTGAACTTAAAAGCCTACAGCCATTGAATATGTTTCATTTACAGCACACTCGCGGTAATCTTAGTCTAAAtctaaaatgcagttttaaccTTAAATCAGCAGCTGTAATTGTAGTTGTTGGAGTCATTGCCAAACTTGAAATTGGAGCAGGTGCATTCACTGACTAACCTCCCCATTTTCTCTCAGTGCAGTAATAGCTGATACCACAAATATAAAACAGTACTTAAAAAGATCAATATAATGAACTTTCAGTGACATCTTGCTCTCAAAGTACGATTTTATGTATATACTACATAATAGTCTGTTTAGACTTTTGAGGCAGACACGTCTGCATTTGCAACTAAAACATCATTTTAGAACAATAGTTTGAACAATCTCAAACAATAagtttgatttttgttgttgcaaattgtttatttgtttttttgaatatttttactatatattaattttataaaaattaaaataattgtaCAATTACAACAAAAATTAGGggctttaaatattttaatgtgaaattCTTGGTCGATTTTGGATCATGTAATACtgcactgcatttttttttctgtatgctattgcattaaaatgcaaataaacataatttattATTAGCCTTCACTGCGTGAAGAaaaattcacagacacacacagtgccacAGCATGCCAAGATCTTTGAGGTTGCCCAAAATGCCAAGATGCCAAATGTCTCATGGGAGTGCTGTCTAATACCAACAGTGATTCCAGTAATCTTTGAAAGTTTTTAGATAAAATTAATCTGGAGCaaattgttgttttattttgtgccaTAAAGTAAAATCCAGAGTTGCCGCTCCTTGTGGCTCATAACACCAAAAGCTGCTTATTTCAGGTTTACCTGCTCCATGCTTTGGCCATTTGTTGCAAGTCCTCTCGAACTGAATTTGAGTTCCCTCAGGGTGCTTCTGTTTTCTTCGCACACAATGCATGTGGCCCAGATAAGTTTTTCTGCTGGTTGTTATACATATAGACTGTTTTATGCATTTGCAGATGCCACTGGGTAAGAAATGAGATTGTTGTGCCAACACAGGGACTGTTATAAGTCACACTATTTGCCTCTCCTACAGTCATGTTTACACATGAACCCTGCAAGCATCACTGCCAGATGTGTTTCTGCTCAGATGGGTCAGATGAAGGGCAGCTTTGTTAAGCACAAACTATTACATAATATGTTATGATGGTGTATAGAGGCATTTatcaaacacaataaaatgaGTGTGTTACATTTCAGGTGtcagttgtttttattaaatgggAATAATGTGCAGAAAGATAAagcctcatttttatttaatcgcaattttagtttttagtgCCATCTTATCTTTAAAGATGTTCTAATTTTAGTTGTTCAATTTTTCCTGCAATCTTATTTACTgagtttattatttgttttatctctttttgatttttctaataattttctgtttgttttttttttaaatttattcagTTGCATCTGCTGTTTTTACCTGTTGTAAACAAGGCCTCGACTTCAGTGCATCTCTGAGTTTAGATTATTACCACgtgtctttttattatttatttaatgctgACCTGGGAAACAAATTTcattcttttatgtttttaacatcATGAATGACAATAAATGAATACTGAGATAGATATTTACTGAATGAATGTGTGAATCTGGCAAATAAATAGAAGCTTCTTTGGCCAGGTATAACCTAACTCTGGTATCTTGTGGCATTCCCTTAAATACAGGAGACTGAAATAGATTTccagctaaaaacaaaaacaacagcctGAGCCACTGTGGCAAATCTTATGGCTTCTGAGTCTCCTACTCTCAACCTTTGGTTTGGTTTCTTTCAAATGACTCTGTGTCTGTATCAAGTATCTTTCTCATCTTCTCTGTGTCTATGTACCCCCCTTACAAAACCTTAAAAGCCCCCTACACAGAGATTCACTTCTCACATGTTTATTTTGAGGGACTGACTGCTACAGAAACTGGAAACATGACTGGAGGAAAGGAGGGGAGTAGGAGGAACCTGGCAAATAGAGAGTAGGgagggaaggagagagagaggctgagTGGGTAGTGAGGAGCTATAAAAGAGAATGCTGGAGCTGTCTGTGGCATTAGCCTCAGCCTCagagtctcacacacacacaaaacgaGGAACAGTGGAATCAACGGGCAACAGCAGAGTTGAAACACACTGAGTGCTGAAGAGCAGAAGCTGACCAGAGTAGTTTCAAAGCAGCTGTATCTTCAAGAATACTACAGTGTACTTGGACTTGGAGCTTTCTGGAGTGTTTGTTTGGCTGGACTTTGGACTGACTACTGCTTTGTTGCTCCTGAGAAAGAGTCTCTTCGTTTAAACTGGAAacagcacagagacaaactgTCCGCAGAGAAGTATTCAAGCTTTCACTTATAGAGCCTTCAGTTTCACTGGACTCCTGTTCTACCATGGCTGCTGTACGTCAAATGGTTATGGAGGCCTCTGGCTTCCATGTCCTGCCAGCTCACCTTATGGCATCAGCTATGGAGGAGTTTCCCCAGCAGTTGCCCGTCCCAAAGGGCTCAGCAAAGGGCAAGAGCCGCTCCCGTCGACCTCGCGAGGCTCGCTTCAAAACACAGCCCGTCACCTTCGCTGAGATCCAAGAGGTAGAAGAAGAAGGCTCCTCGCCCCTGGAGGAGGAAAGGGCACGGCGCTCCTTCTTGCAGTCACTGGAAAACCTGCGGCGGAGCACACAGACCCTCCACTGCCCACCTGCTGCCCATCACAGCTGCACCCCTACACCCACACAGGCCAGCCTGGACTCCAGCGACTCCGACTCCACCCAGTGAGGGCAGAGACGTGACCTTCTCCCGGCTCCCATGTTCTTCGCTTTGCCTTGACCCCGCTTTGAACTGAGGTCAACTGAACTGAACCAAAGTG is drawn from Pelmatolapia mariae isolate MD_Pm_ZW linkage group LG7, Pm_UMD_F_2, whole genome shotgun sequence and contains these coding sequences:
- the lg7h11orf96 gene encoding uncharacterized protein C11orf96 homolog, whose amino-acid sequence is MAAVRQMVMEASGFHVLPAHLMASAMEEFPQQLPVPKGSAKGKSRSRRPREARFKTQPVTFAEIQEVEEEGSSPLEEERARRSFLQSLENLRRSTQTLHCPPAAHHSCTPTPTQASLDSSDSDSTQ